ACTTCTTTACGTATTTTGGAGCTTAATCCTTTACCGGAGATAGGATTTGCAACTATTTTCTCCGATGCGGTAGGTTACCTGAAAATGTTGGTGGTGGTTTCCGACTGTCCAGAAGCTTTTCAGCGTGATGGAGTCGCAcgtgtttgtttttgctgttgtcaTCTCTGTTTTGGGTGTGAAACCCGTAAAGTCATCACCACGACTGATGTCGAGGGGCTTccaccttccttttcttctgggaGCTCGATGCTTTCGGGTCCTGTTCTGTTAATcttgggtctttcatccatttttttttaaagactgtatttatttgagagagagagcgcgcgcgcacaagcaggggcatggggagcagcagagggagagggagaagcgggctccccaccgagcggggagcctgacacggggatccctcccaggacccgaaggccatgacctgagtcgaaagcagaccTTAGCCGCTTCACCGACGAGCTGCCGAGGCGCCCCTCTTTAAcctattttcagttaatttttgttcCTGGTGTGAGATCGGAGTTGGGTCTCATTCTCCTGCACGGGGCCGTCCAGTTTCCCCGACATCATCTACCAAAGGGAACACCTGTCCCCCCTGTGTATTCTCGGCCCCTCGGTCATGAAGTGACTGACCATGCGTGGTGGGTGGTTTCGGGCTCTCTCTTCCGTCCCATCCATCTGTGGGTCTGTCTCATACCAGTGCCATCCTGCCTCGGTAACTACTGGTTTGTGATTCGGTTTAAGCCCAGGAAGCCCGATGCCTGTGGCTTTGACCTTTCTTGAGACTGTTCCGGCCCTTCTGCCTCTCCATGATTCCACACACATTCAGGTTTGTTCTGCTTCTGTGACAAGGGCCGTTGGAACTTTGGTGGGGACCGCACTGAGCCTAGAGATTGCCTTGGGGAGGACGGATATTCACCCGCGGCTTCTTATCACGGCCCAACCCAGACGCCCCTCGCCCTGCACTCTGGCCCTCGCCTCCGCCCGGCCCCCCCCATCACAGGACAGCTCTCTCCGCGGCTTCCCAGAGGATGCACGGGGCTCTGGGCACAACAGCTTTGAATCGCCAAGCGGACTCCGCCTGCCTTAGGATTCGAGCTCTTTGAGTGGAGAGGACGGGCTTTGACATTTGGTGTGTGAGCTGTATCATGTCTCCTTAAAACTCAGATGTTAAAGCCCTGACCCCCCCGTGTGACTGTCTGGAGAGAGAGCGGCTTTAAAGAAGGAATTAcgggggggcgcttgggtggctcagtggctgggCGTCTGCTgccggctctggtcatgatctcagggtcctgggatcgagccccgtgtcaggctctctactcagtggggagcctgcttccccctctgccgctccccctgcttgtgctctctctctctgacaaataaaatttaaaaaaaaaaaaaaagtaatgaaggcTCAATGAGGTCACAAAGGTGGGGTCCTGATGGCTAGGACGGGGGTCCTTGTAGGAGGAGGAGAAGACCTGCAGCATGTGCCCCAGCCTGCCCTGCAGCAGCACAGAGGaagggccatgtgaggacacagcaagaaggcaacCATCTGTGAGCCAAGAAGAGAGTTCTCAGCAGAAACCAGtcctgctggcaccttgaccttggaatcccagactccagaacagtgagaaaataaattcctgtagTGGGGATCCACCCTGCCCCGACCCAGTCTGCGGTGTTCCCTCACGGCCGTTCACACTAACACGTGTGGAGCCTCAAGGAAAGCATCTcagggtcggggggggggggaccccgCAGCAGCCGTCGAACAcacaggctcttttttttttttttttttttaagattttgtttatttatttgacagagagagatcccaagtagggggagaagcaggcagagggagagggagaagcaggctccctgctgagcagagagcctgatgcagggcttgatcccaggaccctgagatcatgacctgagccgaaggcagaggcttaacgactgagccctccaggcaccaTAGCACTCGTGTTCTCGAGCCCTTCCTGGTCCCTGCCCGGCCGTGTGTAGGACTGAGGGGCTCCCAGACCCCGGCCTCCACAAGCCCAGCCAGGGGTAGATGTGCGGTCTGGACGTCgccccagccatgaggagacaGAGGTCACCAGTGCCCTTCACGGTGCCGGGAGCTGGCAGGTCAAAAGGGACCCACACCAACCCACTCCTCCGGGTCAGACCACCCCTCGGCTGCTTGGCGCCCCGTTCCCGGTGGAACCCTCACAGCCGCCCTTCTGGAGGGTCTTCTCGCCCCATTTTCCCGATGGGGCACCGGAAACTTGGAGGGGTGGACGGTGGCCCAGGCTGACCCCGGCAGGAGGGTAGAGGGGCGAAGACACAGGTAAAGGAATAGTCGCGGCCTCAGAGAGACTAAGCCTGTCCCAGCGACCTCCATCGAACGAGAGGCCGGTCTGCATCTGCACAGAGCTGTGGTGCGAGGGTGAGCTGCGCCTGGTCTCCGGGTCCCCTCCATGCGCTGGGCTGCGGGCCTGGGCCCAGGCCTCCCGACGAAGAGCCATGAGAGTGAGTCCATGTGAAAGGCGAGAAATGCATCTGTTGCAATCATCATGACGTGCATCAATGTGGCGGGCAGTGGGGGGCTGGTTTCCAGAACATATAgtgaggggtttggggagggCGTGTGGGCACCTCTCTGTCTCATCGCCAACCCCTGGGGGCAGGGACCAGGGGAAGGCGACAGTGTttcaggaagagggagcaggcAACTGGGGAGGTAAGGCCCTGGGGTATGGACGGGGTGGCCGGCTGTGACCCTGGGCGAAGCGCTCCCCTGCCCCGAGCTCTTTGGGCTGCAAGCCTGGTGTCCATCTCCCTCCAGGATGCAGGGCAGCCGATAGCCCAGGTTCGGGGACTTTTGCTGCAGCCCCCAAGCCAGCCCGGCCCCAGCCAGCATTCCCCTGCCGGAGCCCGCACGCCACGCCCGTTCCTTCTTACACATGTGTGCAACGCTGGTGCCTCTTCTAGAACCTCCTTCGCCTACCTCCTTCCACGCTGCTCGCCCTCCCTGACTCCACTCAACTGCCTCCTCTGGGGGCCCAATGCTCCCCACATGCGGGCGCGACGCGCCAGCCCAGCCCCATGGCACCAGCCCCCACCCGCCCCACCGCCCGCTGGGCCCTCACAAGAAGGATCTGCTGGGGGCACCCGGGcggctcggtgggttaaacctctgccttcgactcaggtcatgatctcagggtcctgggatggagccccgcaacccaaccggctccctgctcggcggggagcctgcttcctcctctctctctgcctgcctctctgcctgcttgtcatctctgtctgtcaaatgaataaatgaaatctttaaagaagtcAGCATCGATGTTACAGTAACTGCTAATAATGTCGCTTCTGATCCCGACCTGCTTCCCCCAggactgtccctccttcccccaggatTGCGGGATTTTGCCTTAACCCAGCTTCGTTATCTGCTGAAGGTGAAGCCACCCTCTTATCTCACAGATCTCATGTGACCTCAGAAAGTCCTTCCAGAGTCTGCCCCACGCCCTCCCTGCTACAGCCCTGCCCCCTTCACTCCTCATGTGTCCTAAGAGCATAATTCTGTGTTGGAAtctcccaggagccccaaaccCAGGCACCTTGCTGGGGCTTATCCTTTTGAGGCTGACATCCCCTATGGCCCCTGCTTAGAGCAGAAGctaagagagagacagggaaggaggcagagagagaaaagggagtccTGGTCCAGAGCAAGGGAGCCGAGGGAGAAACAGCACGGCTCGAGGTCAGATGGCAGTCAGGACTTCCCCAAACCCAAAGACAGACTGACACAAATACCAccccccctccaccaccaccttcAGCTGTCTGGCTTCCGGGGGAGGGACAAGTGTCTTACGGCTTTCCATGACGTGGGTCCTCTGCCAGGGCTGGGGCTGTGGGTAAGGCGACATTTCCTGCCCTTGGGGGCCGGGGTGAGAGAGAGGAGTTGCTGAGTGTGCACATTGTCAGAGCgcgcgcgtgcacgcacacagactcacacacacacacacacaagcaagcaAGCGCCCAGTCCCAggggctctgttctcagcccGGGCCCCATGGAGTTCCCCCTGACCCAGCTATGCCCCCAAGGTAAGTGTGAGGTTGGAGACCGAGGGTGGAGGGATGTCCAGACCCCATCACCCCTGCTGGCTCCAGGCCTGAGCTCCCACTTCGTGGAGGGGAAGGCCCCATCCCAGCCCGAGCCAGCCCGGCTGACTGGCAGGGTGCCCGCAGATCCGCCTCTTCTCTGGGGCGCAGGCTGCTCAGCCCTGGGGACATAGGTGGCTGGGTCTGCTGAGTGCTTCATGAGGAGAGGAAACAGGAGAGCGAGGCCCGGGAGGCAGAGATCTTGGCCCTAAAGAGAGGTCatgcaccctccccccaccccgcacggGGGGGACTCTCTGCCCCCCAACACCTGTCTCCCTGGCCACCCAGGGCCTCCTCGGCTCCCCCTTGAGAGACCCCCTTGGGCTCCCCCctgcctttctcctctcctgACTGTCCCTCTCCTCCAGGTGCCTGCGGGGGACGGGGGGGTGGTGGCCGGGAGCCTGGGGGAGAGGCAGTCCCTCCCCGAGAGACCCCAGCTGTCCTCTTTGCCCGAACAGGGACCAGcagagcccctcccccaaccttcaGCACCTTCCAGCCCCGCAGGGGTTGCCGGGAAGTGGCCTTGCTCCAGGCCCCAGAGGCTGAGGAGGACCAGCCCAACCCCAGGGTCACGGCTGTCCACACTGCGGTGAGCGGGACCCCGGCCGGCACAGCGTCCTCCTcggctcccatcccccacccggtGAGGATCGGCAAATGGACCAAGGCCGACAGGGGGGACCTGGGCATGAGCCGGGGCTGCCCAcagggctggggccaggaggagagcGGGAGAGGGCGTGGGGAGCATCTTCCTTCGCCGTCGCGTCCCTCCGGTCCCTGCGGCACTGGGGCTGAGTCCGCAGGCGACCAGGTACAGGGTACCAGGTCCCAGAAGCAGGTGTCTGCATCGCTGTCTGTGGTCTTCCCGGCCCAGTGCATCTGGGCCTCAGTCCCTGTCACCCAGCCGGCCACGAGGAAGTCCTCCCTCGGatccagcccagcccctcctgTGGGAGGGTGAGTCCTCCTCATTCTGCCCTCTGGGGTGACAGGGAGCATCGCGTCTCTCAACCTGCAGGCCAGGAAGGAGTTCCTGTCCTTCTGGAAGGCTCAGGCTAAGAGCACACGGCTACTGGGTTAAAGGCCCTCAGGCCCAGAGGAAAGTGGGCAGAAATtctctggaaaccaaagcagttGGAGCTgaagaaggttttttgttttttgttttttaaagattttatttattcatttgacagacagagatcacaagtaggcagagaggcaggcagagagagaggaggaagcaggctccctgctgagcagagagcccgatgcggggctccatcccaggaccctgagatcatgacctgagtcgaaggcagtggcttaacccactgagccacccaggcgcccctgaagaagGGGTTTTAAGCACTTTTAAGCACTGAGAAGCACTTTCTGGGCAGTTATAGCCTAAAATGGGcaactgggatggggagcaggggtgaggcTGAGGAGGCGGCAGCTGGCTGGCATCAGGAGGAAGCCCCCGAATCATGGCTATTTTCCCGTTCCAGGCACCTCCTCAACCCCCGGGGGCTGCCTCCAGCCCAGAGGATGCTGGGAAGGCCGAGGTGGGCCCGGAGGAAGGAGGCCAGTCCCTGCAGGCCGAGACCCGGGCGTGGTTCCAGAAGACCCAGGCCCACTGGCTTCTGCAGCACGGGGCAGCCCCTGCCTGGTTCCACGGCTTCATCACCCGGAGGTGAGTCACAGCAGCGGAaaggggcccagagaggggcagggccagccctgggcccctgggcccagcaATAGGGTGTGGAGGCTGCAAGTCCAGCTCTGAGTCCTGGAGGCTCCCAGGCCGGTCTCGGAGCCGTCTGTCCCTGCGGAGGCCACGGCCCACCCGTTCTGGGGCTTCTGCTTCCATTCCTGTCTCTCGGCCTCCGGTCCTCAGGGCTTCCCAggcctcccagcctcccttcctctccgGCCTCTGCGCTTCCTCGTCCCCCTGGCAGGCTGTCCCTCCTGTATTTCTCAGCTTTGATTCCCCTCTTCCAGCTCAGCCTGTGACTTCGGAAACCTACAAGTCTATCACCACCCCAGGGCACCTCCACCAGGCTGCCCTCCAGGAGGAGGCTGCAGGCTGGGATCGCTCCTGGGTGggacccctgccccctgccccccaccgcgCTCTCCAGTCCCCGCCAGGGACAGCAGACCCGGTCCTCTCTGCcatccccaccctcctctgccaCTTGAGCCCCTTGGCTGGGGCTTGGGGTCCTCCTCAGAGCCACAGACCCAAGGCTGGAAGTCTTCCTTGcccacagggaggcagagaggctgcTGGAGCCCAAGCCTGAGGGATGCTACTTGGTGCGGTTCAGTGAGAGCGCTGTGACCTTCGTGCTGACCTACAGGTGAGGGGCTGGAGCAGGGGCCATGCCCCTCCCCGTGGGGGGCCCGGGGGCAGAGCTTCGGCTTGGAGGGAGAGCCTGGCTCCACTCGAGGGTCTCTGATCCCACGGGCGCCCTCCAGGAGCCGGACTCGCTGCCGCCACTTCCTGCTGGCCCAGCTCCAGGACGGGCGCCACGTGGTGCTGGGCGAGGACAGCGCCCACGCGCGGCTCCAGGACCTGCTGCAACACTACACAGCGTGCCCGCTCAGCCCCTATGGGGAGACGCTCACCGAGCCCCTCCTCCGCCAGGTacgcccagcccccagccccagggagccCGGCTGCAACAGCCGCCTTCTCATCCTGGCCTGCCACCCAGCCATAGGTCCCTTGTCCACCCTGTGCCCTCAGGAATCCCTTCGACAGGGATAcgtgctgggggaggggtcctCCAGGAACCAGGACAGGCACATGTGGTCATTTGTGTTTTCAAGTAAGGACTATCTACTGAGCACCCAGCAGGGCCTGGAACTAGACCATGGACAGGACCGCGGGGCGGCAAACACACAGAGCTCGCTCACCAGCAGCAAAGGCAGATAAGAGCAATCAAGGGGCCTGAGAGAGGAAACGCAGCGTGAGCGCCACTGAGCCCGCGGGCCAGGGAGCGGGTCCGGGCGGGCCTCCCTGAGGCTGGTCAGGCAGTGCCAAAACCATGCACGAGCCGGCGGTCTGGGCGCAGGGACACAGCAGAGACAACTGACCAAAACAGCCTTGCTTtctggagcttacattctagtgcgGAGACCGCGAtaagacagagaaacagactgTCTGTAATATGTCCAGTGCTAAGAAGACAGGGAGTGACCAGGCTGAAACACGTGGGTCTGGAGTCTGGGCCAGAGGTCTGGGCCAGAGGTCATCTGCATGTAGAAGGACTGACTGTAAAGCCTTCAGGAGGGCTGCGAGGAAGCGTCgctggaaaagaaaggaataccAAGTCTCCAGCATTTAGAGCGTCCAGAAACTAGGGCAAACCTACAAA
This portion of the Mustela lutreola isolate mMusLut2 chromosome 14, mMusLut2.pri, whole genome shotgun sequence genome encodes:
- the SH2D2A gene encoding SH2 domain-containing protein 2A isoform X1, coding for MEFPLTQLCPQGTSRAPPPTFSTFQPRRGCREVALLQAPEAEEDQPNPRVTAVHTAVSGTPAGTASSSAPIPHPAPPQPPGAASSPEDAGKAEVGPEEGGQSLQAETRAWFQKTQAHWLLQHGAAPAWFHGFITRREAERLLEPKPEGCYLVRFSESAVTFVLTYRSRTRCRHFLLAQLQDGRHVVLGEDSAHARLQDLLQHYTACPLSPYGETLTEPLLRQMPEPAGLSLSTEGSDPGSKDPPPQYSPIVKKLQNVTPTQKEGTREQKEPPRLKPPVPAKPQLPPEVYTTPAPRPRPTPPPKPSNPIYQEPDEAIAFYAIGRGSPGEAPGNVYAEVEAEAPPGAGGAPCVLRHPALRKCRSRPVPGGQNLGGRSPYSENAVPGQGPPVPHQPLPSWGHTLPHKLSRQRAEDGGQAWLPLGPPQ
- the SH2D2A gene encoding SH2 domain-containing protein 2A isoform X2: MEFPLTQLCPQGTSRAPPPTFSTFQPRRGCREVALLQAPEAEEDQPNPRVTAVHTAVSGTPAGTASSSAPIPHPAPPQPPGAASSPEDAGKAEVGPEEGGQSLQAETRAWFQKTQAHWLLQHGAAPAWFHGFITRREAERLLEPKPEGCYLVRFSESAVTFVLTYRSRTRCRHFLLAQLQDGRHVVLGEDSAHARLQDLLQHYTACPLSPYGETLTEPLLRQMPEPAGLSLSTEGSDPGSKDPPPQYSPIVKKLQNVTPTQKEGTREQKEEPDEAIAFYAIGRGSPGEAPGNVYAEVEAEAPPGAGGAPCVLRHPALRKCRSRPVPGGQNLGGRSPYSENAVPGQGPPVPHQPLPSWGHTLPHKLSRQRAEDGGQAWLPLGPPQ